The Streptomyces sp. NBC_00162 genome window below encodes:
- a CDS encoding ABC transporter ATP-binding protein, whose amino-acid sequence MKAAGEKQGWGRRLAAYTWRYKVNVLLALGSSLAGMAVMALVPLVTKVILDDVIGDRSKPMGPWAGMLIAAAVLVYGLTYIRRYYGGRLALDVQHDLRTDMYGTIARLDGRRQDELSTGQVVGRATSDLQLIQGLLFMLPMTIGNFLLFGISLGIMLALSPLLTLVALLMAPALWFIAKRSRKKLFPATWYAQGQAAAVATVVDGAVTGVRVVKGFGQEEQETSKLRTAGRRLFAGRMRTIRLNSRYTPALQAVPALGQVAMLALGGWMATRGQVTLGTFVAFSTYLAQLVGPVRMLAMVLTVGQQARAGVERVFELIDTEPVIQEGTHELPADAPATIDFDDVRFGYDPERPVLDGFSLAVAEGETVAVVGASGSGKSTVSLLLPRFYDADGGSVRVGGHDVRELTYGSLRGAIGLVPEDSFLFSDTIRANIAYGHPEATEEQIEAASRAAQADGFIRELPAGYDTKVGEQGLTLSGGQRQRVALARAILTDPRLLLLDDATSAVDARVEHEIHEALRSVMAGRTTLLIAHRRSTLALADRIAVLDRGQLSDIGTHEELERRSALYRRLLTDPDELGAGSPRTRSALPMAEFERDIERDIEIEAEIDSEPVNAKRRVSGGITPELWRRQEESENAAASAAVPGMPATPELLEQVAALPPADDRPDVDETRAAAAEESYGLRRLLRGFWAPLAISLALVALDAGSGLLLPILIRNGIDQGVEKAALGAVWAAAALAFAVVIGQWAAQFAETRMTGRTGERVLYSLRVKIFAQLQRLGLDYYERELTGKIMTRMTTDVDALSSFLQTGLVTAVVSVFTFFGILVALLALDVELALIVFATLPVLVLGTIVFRRKSVVAYELARDRVSLVNADLQESVAGLRIVQAFRREGSGARRFAERSDSYREARVRGQWLISVYFPFVQLLSSGAAAAVLIVGAGRVEAGTLTTGALVAYLLYIDLFFAPVQQLSQVFDGYQQATVSLGRIQGLLREPTTTPHAEEPRALPELRGEIAFEDVRFGYGTAEERGEKADALAGISLRIPAGQTVAFVGETGAGKSTLVKMVARFYDPTSGRITADGADLRELDLTAYRHRLGVVPQEPYLFPGTVRDAIAYGRPDAEDAEVEAAARAVGAHDMIATLDGGYLHTVAERGRNLSAGQRQLIALARAELVDPDVLLLDEATAALDLATEAQVNQATDRLAGKRTTLVVAHRLTTAARADRVVVMDRGRVVEDGTHAELLARGGRYAELWRTFVGEDERAAA is encoded by the coding sequence GTGAAGGCGGCTGGGGAGAAACAGGGCTGGGGCAGGCGGCTGGCCGCCTACACGTGGCGCTACAAGGTCAACGTGCTGCTCGCGCTCGGGTCCTCGCTGGCCGGCATGGCCGTCATGGCGCTCGTGCCGCTGGTCACCAAGGTGATCCTCGACGACGTCATCGGGGACCGGTCCAAGCCCATGGGGCCCTGGGCGGGCATGCTCATAGCCGCCGCCGTCCTCGTCTACGGGCTCACCTACATACGCAGGTACTACGGCGGGCGGCTTGCCCTCGACGTCCAGCACGACCTGCGCACCGACATGTACGGCACCATCGCCCGCCTCGACGGGCGGCGGCAGGACGAGCTGTCCACCGGACAGGTCGTCGGGCGGGCCACCAGCGACCTCCAACTGATCCAGGGCCTGCTCTTCATGCTCCCGATGACCATCGGGAACTTCCTCCTGTTCGGGATATCCCTCGGGATCATGCTGGCGCTCTCGCCGCTGCTGACCCTCGTCGCGCTGCTGATGGCCCCCGCCCTCTGGTTCATCGCCAAGCGCAGCCGCAAGAAGCTCTTCCCCGCCACCTGGTACGCCCAGGGCCAGGCCGCCGCCGTCGCGACCGTCGTCGACGGCGCCGTGACCGGCGTCCGCGTCGTCAAGGGCTTCGGCCAGGAGGAGCAGGAGACCTCCAAGCTGCGCACCGCCGGACGGCGGCTGTTCGCCGGCCGGATGCGGACCATCCGGCTGAACTCGCGCTACACCCCCGCCCTCCAGGCCGTACCCGCCCTCGGCCAGGTCGCCATGCTGGCGCTCGGCGGCTGGATGGCCACCCGCGGCCAGGTCACCCTCGGTACCTTCGTCGCCTTCTCCACCTACCTCGCCCAGCTCGTCGGCCCCGTCCGCATGCTCGCCATGGTGCTCACCGTCGGCCAGCAGGCCCGCGCCGGCGTCGAGCGGGTCTTCGAGCTGATCGACACCGAGCCCGTCATCCAGGAGGGCACGCACGAGCTGCCCGCCGACGCGCCCGCCACCATCGACTTCGACGACGTCCGCTTCGGGTACGACCCCGAGCGGCCCGTCCTCGACGGGTTCTCGCTGGCCGTCGCCGAGGGAGAGACCGTCGCCGTCGTCGGGGCCTCCGGCAGCGGGAAGTCCACCGTCTCGCTGCTCCTGCCGCGCTTCTACGACGCCGACGGCGGATCCGTACGGGTCGGCGGGCACGACGTGCGCGAGCTGACCTACGGGTCCCTGCGCGGCGCCATCGGACTGGTGCCGGAGGATTCGTTCCTCTTCTCCGACACCATCCGCGCGAACATCGCGTACGGGCACCCCGAGGCCACCGAAGAGCAGATCGAGGCCGCCTCCCGCGCCGCCCAGGCGGACGGGTTCATCCGGGAGCTGCCCGCCGGGTACGACACCAAGGTCGGCGAGCAGGGGCTCACCCTCTCGGGCGGCCAGCGCCAGCGCGTCGCGCTCGCCCGGGCCATCCTCACCGACCCCCGGCTGCTCCTCCTCGACGACGCCACCTCCGCCGTGGACGCCCGCGTCGAGCACGAGATCCACGAGGCGCTGCGCTCCGTGATGGCCGGCCGGACCACCCTGCTGATCGCCCACCGCCGCTCCACGCTCGCGCTGGCCGACCGGATCGCCGTACTCGACCGCGGGCAGCTCTCCGACATCGGCACCCACGAGGAGCTGGAGCGCCGCTCCGCCCTCTACCGCAGGCTGCTGACCGACCCCGACGAGCTCGGCGCCGGCTCGCCGCGGACCCGCTCCGCCCTGCCGATGGCCGAGTTCGAGCGGGACATCGAGCGGGACATCGAGATCGAAGCCGAGATCGACTCCGAGCCCGTCAACGCCAAGCGCCGGGTCTCGGGCGGGATCACCCCCGAGCTCTGGAGGCGGCAGGAGGAGTCCGAGAACGCCGCCGCCTCCGCAGCCGTCCCGGGCATGCCGGCCACCCCCGAGCTGCTCGAGCAGGTCGCCGCCCTGCCGCCCGCCGACGACCGGCCCGACGTGGACGAGACCCGCGCCGCGGCCGCCGAGGAGAGCTACGGCCTGCGCCGCCTGCTCCGCGGGTTCTGGGCGCCGCTCGCCATCAGCCTCGCCCTCGTCGCCCTCGACGCGGGCTCCGGGCTGCTCCTGCCGATCCTGATCCGGAACGGCATCGACCAGGGCGTGGAGAAGGCCGCCCTGGGCGCGGTCTGGGCCGCCGCCGCCCTCGCCTTCGCGGTCGTCATCGGGCAGTGGGCCGCGCAGTTCGCCGAGACCCGGATGACGGGCCGCACCGGCGAACGCGTGCTGTACTCGCTCCGCGTCAAGATATTCGCCCAGCTCCAGCGCCTCGGCCTCGACTACTACGAGCGCGAACTGACCGGCAAGATCATGACCCGGATGACCACCGACGTGGACGCCCTGTCCAGCTTCCTGCAGACCGGTCTCGTCACCGCCGTCGTCTCCGTCTTCACCTTCTTCGGCATCCTGGTCGCCCTGCTCGCCCTCGACGTCGAGCTCGCCCTGATCGTCTTCGCCACGCTGCCCGTGCTGGTGCTCGGCACGATCGTGTTCCGCCGCAAGTCGGTCGTCGCGTACGAGCTCGCCCGCGACCGGGTCAGCCTGGTCAACGCCGACCTCCAGGAGTCCGTCGCCGGGCTCCGCATCGTCCAGGCCTTCCGCCGCGAGGGCTCCGGCGCCCGCCGCTTCGCGGAGCGCAGCGACTCGTACCGCGAGGCCCGGGTCCGCGGCCAGTGGCTGATATCCGTCTACTTCCCCTTCGTGCAGCTGCTGTCCTCGGGCGCCGCGGCCGCCGTGCTGATCGTCGGCGCCGGCCGGGTCGAGGCCGGCACGCTCACCACCGGTGCGCTGGTCGCGTACCTGCTCTACATCGACCTGTTCTTCGCCCCCGTCCAGCAGCTGTCCCAGGTCTTCGACGGCTACCAGCAGGCCACCGTCTCCCTCGGCCGCATCCAGGGGCTGCTGCGCGAGCCCACCACCACCCCGCACGCCGAAGAGCCCCGCGCGCTGCCCGAACTGCGCGGCGAGATCGCCTTCGAGGACGTCCGCTTCGGCTACGGCACCGCCGAAGAGCGGGGGGAGAAGGCCGACGCACTGGCCGGAATCAGCCTGCGCATACCCGCCGGGCAGACCGTCGCCTTCGTCGGCGAGACCGGAGCGGGCAAGTCCACGCTGGTCAAGATGGTGGCCCGGTTCTACGACCCGACCTCCGGCCGGATCACCGCCGACGGGGCCGACCTGCGGGAGCTCGACCTGACGGCGTACCGCCACCGGCTCGGCGTCGTCCCCCAGGAGCCCTACCTCTTCCCCGGTACCGTCCGCGACGCCATCGCCTACGGGCGGCCCGACGCGGAGGACGCCGAGGTGGAGGCCGCCGCCCGCGCGGTCGGCGCCCACGACATGATCGCCACGCTCGACGGCGGCTACCTGCACACCGTCGCCGAGCGCGGACGCAACCTCTCCGCCGGGCAGCGCCAGCTGATCGCACTGGCCCGGGCCGAACTCGTCGACCCGGACGTGCTGCTGCTCGACGAGGCCACCGCCGCCCTGGACCTGGCCACCGAGGCCCAGGTCAACCAGGCCACCGACCGGCTCGCCGGCAAGCGCACCACCCTGGTGGTGGCGCACCGGCTGACCACGGCCGCCCGCGCCGACCGGGTCGTGGTCATGGACCGCGGCCGGGTCGTCGAGGACGGCACCCACGCCGAACTCCTGGCGCGCGGCGGCCGGTACGCCGAGCTGTGGCGCACCTTCGTCGGGGAGGACGAGCGCGCCGCCGCCTGA
- a CDS encoding EF-hand domain-containing protein, whose translation MTNDLLDRKLERSFNRLDADGSGVIDATDIIALGSRLLTALAEPSDSPKADAVMKGIVNFWQDLFTELDIDRDGKVTPEEYKVGMTRLYGQGGPAYDRSFRPMMQAILTVVDTDGDGRISPEEFHKAQEAFDTELSPADAEALFRRIDANGDGTLTVDELLDAVRDYYTGTDEDAPGNLFFGEL comes from the coding sequence GTGACGAACGACCTGCTCGACCGCAAGCTGGAGCGCTCCTTCAACCGCCTCGACGCGGACGGGAGCGGTGTGATCGACGCGACCGACATCATCGCGCTCGGGTCCCGCCTGCTGACGGCCTTGGCCGAGCCCTCCGACTCGCCCAAGGCGGACGCGGTGATGAAGGGGATCGTCAACTTCTGGCAGGACCTGTTCACCGAGCTCGACATCGACCGGGACGGCAAGGTCACGCCCGAGGAGTACAAGGTGGGCATGACCCGCCTGTACGGGCAGGGCGGTCCCGCGTACGACCGCTCGTTCCGGCCGATGATGCAGGCGATCCTCACGGTGGTCGACACCGACGGCGACGGGCGGATCAGCCCGGAGGAGTTCCACAAGGCCCAGGAGGCCTTCGACACGGAACTGAGCCCCGCCGACGCCGAGGCGCTGTTCCGGCGGATCGACGCCAACGGGGACGGCACCCTGACCGTGGACGAACTCCTCGACGCCGTACGCGACTACTACACCGGCACCGACGAGGACGCCCCGGGCAACCTGTTCTTCGGCGAACTCTGA